In Numenius arquata chromosome 17, bNumArq3.hap1.1, whole genome shotgun sequence, a genomic segment contains:
- the CPSF4L gene encoding putative cleavage and polyadenylation specificity factor subunit 4-like protein: MQELVAGVERIRFELEADVEQQQGAQPLPFPVCEFLHRGLCSKGSDSGSVPGPGVRCPLRHVGGEKTVVCKHWLRGPCKKGDGCDFLHEYDVTKMPECYFYSKFGECGNKDCPFLHIDATTSTTGCPWYDRGFCRHGPLCKYRHTRRVMCSNYLVGFCPEGPKCKYMQYPQGRADDEQHGSI, encoded by the exons atgcaggagctggtggccgggGTGGAGAGGATCAGGTTTGAGCTGGAGGCTGATGTggagcagcagcaaggagctCAGCCCCTGCCCTTCCCGG TCTGCGAGTTCCTCCACCGAGGGCTGTGCTCCAAGG GCTCCGACAGCGGGTCCGTGCCGGGGCCAGGCGTGCGGTGCCCGTTGCGGCACGTCGGCGGGGAGAAGACGGTGGTGTGTAAGCACTGGCTGCGCGGGCCCTGCAAGAAGGGCGACGGCTGTGACTTCCTCCACGAGTATGACGTGACCAAGATGCCCGAGTGCTATTTTTACTCCAAATTCG GTGAGTGTGGCAACAAGGACTGTCCCTTCCTGCACATcgatgccaccaccagcaccacggGCTGTCCCTGGTACGACCGCGGTTTCTGCAGGCACG GTCCCCTGTGCAAGTACAGGCACACGCGGAGGGTGATGTGCTCCAACTACCTCGTCGGCTTCTGCCCAGAAGGACCCAAGTGCAAATACATGCAGTAC